One region of Ananas comosus cultivar F153 linkage group 9, ASM154086v1, whole genome shotgun sequence genomic DNA includes:
- the LOC109715915 gene encoding uncharacterized protein LOC109715915 isoform X3: MIEAELCSSRVLSPSREESGDEELSVLPRHTKVIVTGNNRTKSVLVGLQGVVKKAVGLGGWHWLVLKNGVEVKLQRNALSVLEAPTGNEVDDDDVECDNSVCSSSDMGEKDIDYSSIEYQKPTKPRVRQTRPWTSYTKSNYRVGHRDIHSHAFKVQTRVNLAKLGTATLWRYWRHFDLVSINPNPTKEQLIHGVQHHFLSQQLDEVQVIVGFIRTAKRLKTLYS; the protein is encoded by the exons ATGATTGAGGCCGAATTGTGTTCGTCCCGTGTTTTATCTCCTTCTCGAGAAGAAAGTGGGGATGAGGAGCTTTCGGTACTTCCGAGGCACACTAAAGTTATTGTCACCGGTAATAACAGAACGAAGTCTGTTTTGGTTGGGCTACAAGGTGTCGTGAAAAAGGCCGTCGGTCTTGGTGGCTGGCATTGGCTG GTTCTTAAAAATGGAGTTGAGGTCAAGTTGCAGAGGAACGCATTGAGCGTTTTAGAAGCTCCAACGGGCAATGAAgtcgacgacgacgatgtcGAGTGTGATAACTCTGTCTGCAGCAGCTCCGACATGGGAGAAAAAGATATTGATTATT CAAGCATAGAATACCAGAAACCAACAAAGCCAAGAGTTCGTCAGACCAGGCCATGGACATCCTACACGAAGTCGAATTACCGAGTCGGCCATAGAGACATCCACTCCCATGCCTTCAAGGTACAAACG CGAGTAAATCTGGCGAAACTTGGGACGGCCACGTTGTGGAGATATTGGAGACATTTCGACCTC GTGAGCATTAATCCGAACCCAACAAAGGAGCAGTTGATCCATGGAGTGCAACATCATTTCCTCTCTCAG CAATTGGATGAGGTGCAGGTTATCGTCGGGTTTATTCGAACAGCGAAAAGATTGAAAACGCTCTACTCGTAG
- the LOC109715915 gene encoding uncharacterized protein LOC109715915 isoform X1, producing MRFNVFFTGGVRCCSILFFAPMIEAELCSSRVLSPSREESGDEELSVLPRHTKVIVTGNNRTKSVLVGLQGVVKKAVGLGGWHWLVLKNGVEVKLQRNALSVLEAPTGNEVDDDDVECDNSVCSSSDMGEKDIDYSSIEYQKPTKPRVRQTRPWTSYTKSNYRVGHRDIHSHAFKVQTRVNLAKLGTATLWRYWRHFDLVSINPNPTKEQLIHGVQHHFLSQQLDEVQVIVGFIRTAKRLKTLYS from the exons ATGAGGTTTAATGTTTTCTTCACTGGCGGAGTCAGGTGCTgctcaattcttttttttgcgCCAATGATTGAGGCCGAATTGTGTTCGTCCCGTGTTTTATCTCCTTCTCGAGAAGAAAGTGGGGATGAGGAGCTTTCGGTACTTCCGAGGCACACTAAAGTTATTGTCACCGGTAATAACAGAACGAAGTCTGTTTTGGTTGGGCTACAAGGTGTCGTGAAAAAGGCCGTCGGTCTTGGTGGCTGGCATTGGCTG GTTCTTAAAAATGGAGTTGAGGTCAAGTTGCAGAGGAACGCATTGAGCGTTTTAGAAGCTCCAACGGGCAATGAAgtcgacgacgacgatgtcGAGTGTGATAACTCTGTCTGCAGCAGCTCCGACATGGGAGAAAAAGATATTGATTATT CAAGCATAGAATACCAGAAACCAACAAAGCCAAGAGTTCGTCAGACCAGGCCATGGACATCCTACACGAAGTCGAATTACCGAGTCGGCCATAGAGACATCCACTCCCATGCCTTCAAGGTACAAACG CGAGTAAATCTGGCGAAACTTGGGACGGCCACGTTGTGGAGATATTGGAGACATTTCGACCTC GTGAGCATTAATCCGAACCCAACAAAGGAGCAGTTGATCCATGGAGTGCAACATCATTTCCTCTCTCAG CAATTGGATGAGGTGCAGGTTATCGTCGGGTTTATTCGAACAGCGAAAAGATTGAAAACGCTCTACTCGTAG
- the LOC109715915 gene encoding uncharacterized protein LOC109715915 isoform X2, protein MRFNVFFTGGVRCCSILFFAPMIEAELCSSRVLSPSREESGDEELSVLPRHTKVIVTGNNRTKSVLVGLQGVVKKAVGLGGWHWLVLKNGVEVKLQRNALSVLEAPTGNEVDDDDVECDNSVCSSSDMGEKDIDYSSIEYQKPTKPRVRQTRPWTSYTKSNYRVGHRDIHSHAFKRVNLAKLGTATLWRYWRHFDLVSINPNPTKEQLIHGVQHHFLSQQLDEVQVIVGFIRTAKRLKTLYS, encoded by the exons ATGAGGTTTAATGTTTTCTTCACTGGCGGAGTCAGGTGCTgctcaattcttttttttgcgCCAATGATTGAGGCCGAATTGTGTTCGTCCCGTGTTTTATCTCCTTCTCGAGAAGAAAGTGGGGATGAGGAGCTTTCGGTACTTCCGAGGCACACTAAAGTTATTGTCACCGGTAATAACAGAACGAAGTCTGTTTTGGTTGGGCTACAAGGTGTCGTGAAAAAGGCCGTCGGTCTTGGTGGCTGGCATTGGCTG GTTCTTAAAAATGGAGTTGAGGTCAAGTTGCAGAGGAACGCATTGAGCGTTTTAGAAGCTCCAACGGGCAATGAAgtcgacgacgacgatgtcGAGTGTGATAACTCTGTCTGCAGCAGCTCCGACATGGGAGAAAAAGATATTGATTATT CAAGCATAGAATACCAGAAACCAACAAAGCCAAGAGTTCGTCAGACCAGGCCATGGACATCCTACACGAAGTCGAATTACCGAGTCGGCCATAGAGACATCCACTCCCATGCCTTCAAG CGAGTAAATCTGGCGAAACTTGGGACGGCCACGTTGTGGAGATATTGGAGACATTTCGACCTC GTGAGCATTAATCCGAACCCAACAAAGGAGCAGTTGATCCATGGAGTGCAACATCATTTCCTCTCTCAG CAATTGGATGAGGTGCAGGTTATCGTCGGGTTTATTCGAACAGCGAAAAGATTGAAAACGCTCTACTCGTAG